One genomic segment of Pandoraea sputorum includes these proteins:
- a CDS encoding ABC transporter ATP-binding protein, whose amino-acid sequence MANVSLRSLRKQYGNAAAVADFSLDIAEGELVAFLGPSGCGKTTTLRMVAGFVEPTAGEIWIGGKEVSRLPPHRRNTGMVFQRYALFPHMTVAENVAFGLEMRRVSAADRATRIREALDMVRLTSLADRYPRQLSGGQQQRVAIARALAIRPDVFLLDEPLSNLDAKLRTEVREEIRALQRRLGLTTIFVTHDQEEALAIADRLAVMHDGCVQQIGTADALYERPANPFVANFLGKMNFLAGQMDAGQFVTAKGERLALAGATPDAKTLGIRPERLRLTDAPAQHETALPVTVDQTIYLGSTLELRLKSPQGEMLVAHVPNTARDDARLYAPGSALKACFASTDCLFFNA is encoded by the coding sequence ATGGCCAACGTTTCGCTTCGCTCGCTGCGCAAGCAGTATGGCAACGCCGCTGCCGTCGCCGACTTCTCACTCGACATCGCCGAAGGCGAACTCGTGGCCTTCCTCGGCCCCAGCGGCTGCGGCAAGACCACCACGCTGCGCATGGTTGCAGGCTTCGTCGAGCCGACGGCCGGCGAAATCTGGATCGGCGGCAAAGAGGTGTCGCGTCTGCCGCCGCACCGTCGCAACACCGGCATGGTGTTTCAGCGCTACGCCCTGTTCCCGCACATGACGGTCGCCGAAAACGTAGCGTTCGGGCTGGAGATGCGACGTGTGTCCGCCGCTGATCGCGCCACACGCATTCGCGAAGCGCTCGACATGGTGCGTCTCACGTCGCTCGCCGACCGCTATCCGCGCCAGCTCTCCGGCGGTCAGCAGCAACGCGTGGCCATCGCCCGCGCGCTCGCCATTCGCCCCGACGTCTTCCTGCTCGACGAACCGCTCTCGAACCTCGACGCGAAGCTGCGCACCGAAGTGCGCGAAGAAATCCGCGCGCTGCAACGCCGTCTTGGCCTCACGACGATCTTCGTCACACACGATCAGGAAGAAGCCCTCGCGATTGCCGACCGTCTGGCCGTGATGCATGACGGCTGCGTGCAGCAGATCGGCACCGCCGACGCGCTCTACGAACGCCCGGCGAATCCCTTCGTCGCCAACTTCCTCGGCAAGATGAATTTCCTCGCCGGACAAATGGACGCAGGTCAGTTCGTCACCGCCAAAGGTGAGCGTCTTGCGCTGGCGGGCGCGACCCCCGACGCGAAGACGCTCGGCATTCGCCCCGAGCGTCTACGCCTGACCGACGCACCGGCGCAACACGAAACCGCCCTGCCCGTCACCGTCGATCAGACGATCTATCTCGGCTCGACGCTGGAGCTTCGGCTCAAGAGCCCGCAAGGCGAAATGCTCGTGGCGCATGTGCCGAACACGGCGCGTGACGACGCGCGTCTTTACGCGCCTGGCAGCGCACTCAAGGCGTGCTTCGCGAGCACCGACTGCCTGTTTTTCAACGCCTGA
- a CDS encoding extracellular solute-binding protein, with protein MTHALNRRTFLKTASGLVIAPALGLDALSAHAAEACPNVVVGTWGGDYLNLLEQNIGKPIIEAAGGKVTYDSADQVGRMTKLRAEKASRRGSLDVACLADLDMYDINRSGILETVDAKLVPNLANTLEALRRPYSIPHIFSAMVIVYNPEKLGTKPDSFTAALDPKLKGKVGFSDILYNFNVVSSSLAAGHKDGDMAGGVQFLRELRKTQQPKVYPSNEAVASALKSGDIWFTCMWKARALQWKKAGVPIDYVVPKEGAVPVTFEAAVPKNSQSKPCGFNYLNAMLDPRAQIGFAETMGYAPTVKNANLPPSLQQSVGFTSGELDRMVKLDYARFTADKPALLDFWNKEFKVGL; from the coding sequence ATGACGCACGCCCTGAACCGCCGCACGTTCCTGAAGACCGCTTCCGGTCTGGTGATTGCCCCCGCGCTCGGACTCGATGCCCTCTCGGCACACGCCGCCGAGGCGTGTCCGAACGTGGTTGTCGGCACCTGGGGCGGCGACTATCTGAATCTGCTCGAGCAGAACATCGGCAAGCCGATCATCGAGGCCGCTGGCGGCAAAGTGACGTACGACTCCGCCGATCAGGTCGGACGCATGACGAAGCTGCGCGCCGAGAAGGCATCGCGTCGCGGCTCGCTCGACGTTGCGTGTCTCGCCGATCTCGACATGTACGACATCAATCGCTCGGGGATCCTCGAGACCGTCGACGCAAAGCTCGTGCCGAATCTCGCCAACACGCTCGAAGCGCTGCGCCGTCCGTACTCGATCCCGCACATCTTCAGCGCGATGGTGATCGTCTACAACCCGGAAAAGCTCGGCACGAAGCCCGATTCGTTCACCGCCGCACTCGACCCCAAGCTCAAGGGCAAGGTCGGCTTCTCCGACATTCTTTACAACTTCAACGTGGTGAGCAGTTCGCTCGCGGCCGGTCATAAAGACGGCGATATGGCCGGTGGCGTGCAGTTCCTGCGCGAGTTGCGCAAGACGCAGCAGCCCAAGGTCTATCCGTCGAATGAAGCGGTGGCCTCGGCGCTCAAGAGCGGCGACATCTGGTTCACGTGCATGTGGAAGGCGCGCGCGCTTCAATGGAAGAAAGCGGGCGTGCCCATCGACTACGTGGTGCCGAAGGAAGGCGCGGTGCCGGTGACATTCGAAGCCGCTGTGCCGAAGAACTCCCAATCCAAGCCGTGCGGCTTCAACTATCTGAACGCGATGCTCGACCCGCGTGCGCAGATCGGTTTTGCCGAGACGATGGGCTACGCGCCGACCGTGAAGAACGCGAACCTGCCGCCGTCGCTGCAACAAAGCGTGGGCTTCACGAGTGGGGAACTCGACCGCATGGTGAAGCTCGACTATGCGCGCTTCACCGCCGATAAGCCCGCGCTGCTCGACTTCTGGAACAAGGAATTCAAGGTGGGGCTGTGA
- a CDS encoding ABC transporter permease: MNVADTPDAAMPSPRPSTQASRAATARAVRGAFTGGSLAAPATLVVLLVIVLPGLQLVRYSFNRFDPVDMMQAALTGANYIKFFTDPYYLSVLWTTIKVASLCTVLALVFGFPVAYVLARTQSRFKSLLVMLLVFPLLVGNVVRAAGWMVMLGNAGFVNSLLVSLGIVPQPIRLLYTPFAVVIGTTAVVLPYMILTLQSVLEGMDFSVEEAARNLGATFRQTLTRVILPMAAPGIAAGTMLVFILCMNAYATPVLLGGTGITMMTPSIYDQIAKANNWPFGAVLSIVSMVVTFALAIASHWVIHRRYAKTMMT, from the coding sequence GTGAACGTCGCCGACACACCGGACGCCGCCATGCCGTCGCCCCGCCCGTCCACCCAAGCCTCCCGGGCCGCCACCGCACGCGCGGTGCGCGGCGCGTTCACCGGCGGCTCGCTCGCGGCACCGGCCACGCTCGTCGTGCTGCTGGTGATCGTGCTGCCGGGCTTGCAACTGGTGCGCTACAGCTTCAACCGGTTCGACCCCGTCGACATGATGCAGGCGGCCCTCACGGGGGCGAACTACATCAAGTTCTTTACCGATCCGTACTACCTGTCGGTGCTGTGGACGACGATCAAAGTTGCGTCGCTGTGCACGGTGCTCGCACTCGTCTTCGGCTTCCCCGTCGCGTATGTGCTCGCGCGCACGCAAAGCCGTTTCAAGAGCCTGCTCGTCATGCTGCTGGTATTCCCGTTGCTCGTGGGCAACGTGGTGCGCGCCGCCGGTTGGATGGTGATGCTCGGCAACGCCGGTTTCGTCAACTCGCTGCTCGTGTCGCTGGGTATCGTGCCGCAGCCGATTCGTCTGCTGTACACGCCATTCGCAGTCGTTATCGGCACCACGGCAGTCGTGCTGCCCTACATGATTCTGACGTTGCAGAGTGTGCTCGAAGGCATGGACTTCTCCGTCGAGGAAGCCGCGCGCAATCTCGGCGCCACCTTCCGGCAGACACTTACCCGCGTGATCCTCCCAATGGCTGCACCGGGTATCGCCGCGGGCACGATGCTCGTCTTCATTCTTTGCATGAACGCGTATGCCACCCCCGTGCTGCTCGGCGGCACCGGCATCACGATGATGACGCCCTCGATCTACGACCAGATCGCCAAGGCGAACAACTGGCCGTTCGGCGCGGTGCTCTCCATCGTGTCGATGGTCGTGACGTTCGCACTCGCCATCGCCTCTCACTGGGTCATTCACCGCCGTTACGCAAAGACGATGATGACCTGA
- a CDS encoding M24 family metallopeptidase yields MPTLSDATRQYRRGLMNDLMDRTRVDALVFTAADFFQWATNFHVDVQTWERPIAVCVPRNGEPFAVMNELSTHHLMMARERHHLWLDLERVTLYAEHPRVTQRQPLLAEVPALIADTLRAAGLAASRIGVDAAGGPLARAGAMLPDAKFVPMLADMRGLRWVKHDEEIAIMRAAAELADWVQDRYRENIRPGRLVQELDYSMAALMVTEGAKRFPGENLEVMRCWTLSGPASASPHGDGASCGARISEGDGMVNIVIPRLNGLVIENERTWFCGKPSSEQARFYEVARAANEAAVGAAITGKPVSGIDAAAQAVIEKAGCGEYIRHRTGHGMGIIGHEYPDDMAFNHRPLLANEVYSAEPGIYVYGLGGFRLDDSVVTGDTPIMLTRTPRTLAHATID; encoded by the coding sequence ATGCCGACTCTCTCCGATGCCACACGTCAGTACCGTCGCGGGCTAATGAACGATCTGATGGACCGCACGCGTGTCGATGCGCTCGTGTTCACCGCCGCCGACTTCTTCCAGTGGGCGACCAACTTTCACGTCGACGTGCAGACGTGGGAGCGCCCCATCGCCGTTTGCGTGCCGCGTAATGGCGAACCGTTCGCCGTAATGAACGAACTGTCCACGCATCATCTGATGATGGCGCGTGAGCGTCATCACCTGTGGCTCGACCTGGAGCGCGTCACGCTCTACGCTGAGCATCCGCGCGTCACGCAACGTCAGCCGCTGCTCGCAGAAGTGCCCGCGCTCATCGCAGATACGCTGCGCGCCGCCGGACTGGCAGCATCGCGTATCGGAGTCGATGCCGCAGGCGGCCCGCTCGCGCGAGCGGGCGCCATGCTGCCAGACGCTAAGTTCGTGCCGATGCTCGCGGACATGCGTGGCCTGCGCTGGGTGAAGCACGACGAAGAGATCGCCATCATGCGCGCGGCTGCCGAGTTGGCTGACTGGGTGCAGGACCGGTATCGCGAGAACATCCGCCCCGGGCGCCTGGTGCAGGAACTCGACTACTCGATGGCTGCGTTGATGGTCACCGAGGGCGCAAAGCGCTTCCCTGGCGAGAATCTCGAAGTGATGCGCTGCTGGACGCTTTCCGGCCCTGCGTCTGCCTCGCCGCATGGCGACGGCGCGTCGTGCGGCGCGCGTATCAGCGAAGGCGACGGCATGGTGAATATCGTGATCCCGCGTCTGAACGGTCTCGTCATCGAGAACGAACGCACGTGGTTCTGCGGCAAGCCGTCGAGCGAACAGGCGCGCTTCTACGAAGTCGCGCGCGCGGCGAACGAAGCCGCCGTCGGGGCCGCTATCACCGGCAAGCCCGTGTCCGGCATCGACGCCGCTGCGCAGGCCGTCATCGAGAAAGCCGGTTGCGGGGAGTACATCCGCCATCGCACCGGTCATGGCATGGGCATCATCGGTCACGAGTATCCGGACGACATGGCGTTCAACCATCGCCCGCTGCTCGCGAACGAAGTGTATTCGGCCGAGCCGGGCATCTATGTCTACGGGCTGGGCGGGTTCCGTCTGGACGACTCGGTCGTCACCGGCGACACCCCGATCATGCTCACCCGGACCCCGCGAACGCTCGCGCACGCGACCATCGATTGA
- a CDS encoding metal-dependent hydrolase family protein → MESILLSNCALLDPVKGELCEDHAVLIENGRIKEVSDKPIRATSAREIDAHGRTVMPGLIDLHVHVHATQLNLSAQAHLPNVLVTLKSVPILQGMLRRGFTTVRDAGGAGHAIKHAVESGLAEGPRLFVSGRAISQTGGHGDGRPRTDYIGTDGPCPCCVRVGALSRVADGVDEVRRAVREELQMGADQIKIMASGGVASPTDPVGAWGYSEDEIRAIVAEARGRGTYVLAHAYTAAAIERAVRCGVRTVEHGNLVDAPTARFMAEQGAYAVPTLVTYDALANEGKSLGLPDDSVAKIADVHAAGLRSLEIFREAGVKMGYGSDLLGESQRLQSDEFRLRAEVLSPAEILRSATVVGAEVLGQSGQLGEIVPGAHADVLIVDGNPLASLDCLLGQGERIPMVMKGGKIHAFAL, encoded by the coding sequence ATGGAGTCGATTCTGCTGTCGAACTGCGCGCTGCTGGACCCAGTCAAGGGCGAGCTTTGCGAAGACCACGCTGTGCTGATTGAAAACGGACGCATCAAGGAAGTCTCGGACAAACCGATTCGCGCGACGTCGGCGCGCGAGATCGACGCGCACGGTCGTACCGTCATGCCGGGTCTCATCGATCTGCACGTGCACGTGCACGCCACGCAACTCAATCTTTCGGCGCAGGCCCATCTGCCGAACGTGCTTGTCACGCTTAAATCGGTGCCGATTCTGCAAGGCATGCTCAGACGCGGCTTCACCACGGTGCGCGACGCAGGCGGCGCAGGTCACGCCATCAAGCATGCGGTCGAGAGTGGACTGGCCGAAGGCCCGCGTCTGTTCGTGTCGGGCCGCGCGATCAGCCAGACCGGCGGACACGGTGACGGACGCCCGCGCACCGACTACATCGGCACCGACGGCCCGTGCCCGTGCTGCGTGCGCGTCGGCGCACTCTCACGTGTGGCCGACGGCGTGGACGAAGTGCGCCGCGCCGTGCGCGAAGAGCTGCAAATGGGCGCGGACCAGATCAAGATCATGGCGTCGGGCGGCGTGGCGTCGCCGACCGATCCCGTCGGCGCATGGGGTTATTCGGAAGACGAAATTCGCGCCATCGTCGCCGAGGCGCGCGGGCGTGGCACCTACGTGCTCGCGCATGCATACACGGCGGCCGCCATCGAACGCGCCGTGCGTTGCGGTGTGCGCACCGTCGAGCACGGCAACCTTGTCGACGCCCCGACCGCACGCTTCATGGCGGAGCAAGGCGCGTACGCCGTGCCTACGCTGGTGACTTATGACGCGCTCGCCAACGAAGGCAAATCGCTTGGCCTGCCCGACGACAGCGTCGCGAAGATTGCCGACGTGCACGCGGCCGGTCTTCGCTCGCTGGAGATCTTCCGCGAAGCCGGTGTGAAGATGGGTTACGGCTCGGACCTGCTCGGCGAGTCACAGCGCCTGCAAAGCGACGAATTCCGTCTGCGTGCGGAAGTGCTGTCGCCCGCGGAGATTCTGCGCAGTGCGACGGTCGTCGGTGCGGAAGTGCTCGGACAGTCGGGGCAACTGGGTGAGATCGTGCCCGGCGCGCATGCCGATGTGCTGATCGTCGACGGTAATCCGCTCGCGTCGCTCGACTGCCTGCTCGGGCAGGGGGAGCGAATTCCGATGGTGATGAAGGGCGGTAAAATCCACGCTTTCGCGCTGTAA
- a CDS encoding LysR substrate-binding domain-containing protein has product MDFRHIDAFRALMLTRTTTKAAQVLGTSQSAVSRLVADLERSTRLTLFDRARGRLEPTAEAFALFEEVERRYAGLDNIREFALNLRNPDRAVIRVGSVVSFGLGFSARVMAGYRALYPSVQLALTTGASDLIRDQVVTHQLALGLVTDTIDVAATDAVSFAKLDAICALPAGHALARKKVIRLADLKGQPILSYEPTDMIRWGMDQLFADGQLHEQVVATARYSINIGTMVKENVGIGLLHPVSAYDFLDSDLVLRRFEPSMPFHTLRITPRAAAPSTQLDDLVRVMETTLDDVMAAVQARMKL; this is encoded by the coding sequence ATGGATTTCCGGCACATCGACGCCTTTCGGGCGCTGATGCTCACGCGCACGACCACCAAAGCGGCACAGGTGCTCGGCACGTCGCAGTCTGCGGTGAGCCGTCTCGTCGCCGATCTCGAACGCTCGACACGGCTCACACTGTTCGACCGTGCGCGGGGCCGTCTTGAGCCGACGGCAGAAGCGTTCGCCCTGTTCGAGGAAGTCGAGCGCCGTTATGCGGGGCTCGACAATATCCGCGAATTTGCGCTGAATCTGCGCAACCCCGACCGGGCCGTGATTCGTGTCGGGTCGGTCGTATCGTTCGGGCTGGGATTCTCCGCGCGCGTGATGGCGGGTTATCGTGCGTTGTATCCGAGCGTGCAACTGGCGTTGACGACGGGCGCGTCGGACCTGATTCGCGATCAGGTCGTCACGCATCAGTTAGCGCTGGGGTTGGTGACCGACACCATCGACGTGGCGGCAACCGACGCCGTCTCCTTTGCCAAACTCGACGCGATCTGTGCGTTACCGGCGGGTCATGCGCTCGCGCGAAAGAAGGTGATTCGTCTGGCCGACCTCAAGGGACAGCCGATTCTCTCGTACGAGCCGACGGACATGATTCGCTGGGGCATGGATCAGTTGTTCGCCGACGGCCAGTTGCACGAGCAGGTCGTCGCAACGGCGCGCTATTCGATCAACATCGGCACGATGGTCAAGGAGAACGTCGGGATCGGATTGCTGCACCCGGTGTCGGCTTACGACTTCCTCGATTCGGATCTCGTATTGCGACGCTTCGAGCCGTCGATGCCCTTTCATACCCTGCGCATTACGCCGCGCGCTGCGGCGCCAAGCACCCAGCTCGATGACCTCGTGCGGGTGATGGAAACGACACTGGACGATGTGATGGCGGCGGTGCAAGCGCGGATGAAGCTGTGA
- the purM gene encoding phosphoribosylformylglycinamidine cyclo-ligase: MSHPNETSGLSYRDAGVDIEAGDALVEAIKPFAKKTLRDGVLGGIGGFGALFEVPKRYKEPVLVSGTDGVGTKLKLAFTLNKHDTVGQDLVAMSVNDILVQGAEPLFFLDYFACGKLDVATAATVVKGIAQGCELSGCALIGGETAEMPSMYPDGEYDLAGFAVGAVEKSKIIDGKSIVPGDVVLGLASSGAHSNGYSLVRKIIEVAKPDLDADFHGQPLRDVLMAPTRIYVKPLLALMETLTVKGMAHITGGGIVENIPRVLQDHLTADIKQDAWTLPPLFQWLQEHGKVADAEMHRVFNCGIGMAVIVSAADADAALKHLEASGETVYRLGTIRERKEGEAQTIVS, from the coding sequence ATGTCACACCCTAACGAAACTTCCGGCCTTTCCTATCGCGACGCTGGCGTCGACATCGAAGCGGGCGACGCATTGGTCGAAGCGATCAAGCCGTTTGCCAAGAAAACCCTGCGCGACGGCGTGCTGGGCGGCATTGGCGGCTTTGGCGCACTGTTCGAAGTGCCCAAGCGCTACAAGGAGCCGGTGCTCGTTTCGGGGACCGACGGCGTGGGCACCAAGCTTAAGCTGGCCTTCACGCTGAACAAACACGACACGGTCGGCCAGGATCTGGTCGCCATGAGCGTGAACGACATTCTGGTGCAGGGCGCCGAGCCGCTGTTCTTCCTCGACTACTTCGCCTGCGGCAAGCTGGACGTGGCCACGGCCGCGACGGTCGTCAAGGGCATCGCTCAGGGTTGCGAGCTGTCCGGTTGCGCGCTGATCGGTGGCGAGACGGCGGAAATGCCGAGCATGTACCCGGACGGCGAGTACGATCTGGCCGGTTTCGCGGTCGGTGCAGTCGAGAAGAGCAAGATCATCGACGGCAAGTCGATCGTCCCGGGCGACGTGGTGCTGGGTCTGGCCTCGTCGGGTGCGCATTCGAACGGTTACTCGCTGGTCCGCAAGATCATCGAAGTCGCCAAGCCGGATCTGGACGCCGACTTCCACGGCCAGCCGCTGCGTGACGTGCTGATGGCCCCGACGCGTATTTACGTCAAGCCGCTGCTCGCGCTGATGGAAACGCTGACGGTCAAGGGCATGGCCCACATCACGGGTGGCGGCATTGTGGAGAACATCCCGCGTGTGTTGCAGGATCATCTGACGGCCGACATCAAGCAGGACGCCTGGACGCTCCCGCCGCTGTTCCAGTGGCTGCAGGAGCACGGCAAGGTGGCCGACGCCGAAATGCACCGCGTGTTCAACTGCGGTATCGGCATGGCCGTGATCGTGTCGGCTGCCGACGCGGACGCTGCGCTCAAGCACCTCGAAGCGTCGGGCGAGACGGTCTACCGTCTGGGCACGATCCGCGAGCGCAAGGAAGGCGAAGCGCAAACGATCGTGTCGTAA